A single Candidatus Pacearchaeota archaeon DNA region contains:
- the ybeY gene encoding rRNA maturation RNase YbeY: MIEINNLSKNYKKIDKVFLKKVAEKVLRGEKNKKKIELSIAIVNPEEIKKLNKKYRNINKPTDVLSFGEIGEDISEVVICPEEVEKNGKDFKKELTLVLIHGILHLFKYDHEKTKKEAEKMFQKQEEYFSKIKF; this comes from the coding sequence ATGATAGAAATAAACAATCTTTCGAAGAATTATAAAAAGATAGACAAAGTTTTTTTGAAAAAAGTTGCTGAGAAAGTTCTGAGAGGAGAAAAGAATAAAAAAAAGATAGAATTGTCTATTGCTATTGTTAATCCGGAAGAAATTAAAAAATTAAATAAGAAATATAGAAATATTAACAAGCCAACCGATGTTCTTTCGTTCGGAGAAATAGGCGAAGACATTTCAGAAGTAGTTATTTGTCCTGAAGAAGTAGAAAAGAATGGAAAAGATTTTAAAAAAGAGTTAACATTAGTTTTAATTCATGGGATCCTTCATCTTTTCAAATACGATCATGAGAAGACAAAGAAAGAGGCGGAGAAAATGTTTCAAAAACAAGAAGAATATTTTTCTAAGATTAAATTTTAA
- the ftsA gene encoding cell division protein FtsA has translation MSRKKIITGLDIGTNTIKILGVKKDSESEPEVLFFEKIDSFGVQKGRVKDSNEVAKRVAELIEKVERKHNCRIDNIFVNINGTKLQLVPSHALVSVGRADQKVSLEDIERINDEVKMINLQSSNKTILEVFPREWILDGEKEIRNPLGLQGVRLELDALLLSSFNSDIEGIIDSVEAVDLEDENIIPGLIADANAVLTPNQKELGVALINIGAGTSGVAVFEEDRLLNMTVFPIGSANITNDIAIGFKTEIEIAERIKKQYGSCLSSDVKKKIDFNLSANDEEEDDEEDILGKKKKVVKKKPKNVLSFSEKELSKIIEARVSEIFELADKEIKKVSKQGLLPGGIVLTGGGSKLPGIVDLAKKEFKLPCRIGYCNSLKGLEKDSSLSTVCGLVISKIDKEVSHSGGGGIGKKIKGFFENFIP, from the coding sequence ATGTCTAGAAAAAAAATAATTACTGGATTAGATATTGGAACGAACACAATAAAGATTTTGGGAGTTAAAAAAGATTCTGAATCTGAGCCAGAAGTTTTATTCTTTGAAAAAATAGATTCATTTGGGGTCCAAAAAGGAAGAGTTAAAGATTCAAATGAAGTTGCGAAGAGAGTAGCAGAACTTATTGAAAAAGTTGAAAGAAAACATAATTGCAGAATAGATAATATTTTTGTAAATATTAATGGAACCAAGCTTCAGCTTGTTCCGAGTCATGCTTTAGTTTCTGTGGGAAGAGCTGATCAAAAAGTTTCTTTGGAAGACATTGAAAGGATTAATGATGAAGTTAAGATGATTAATCTTCAATCTAGCAATAAAACTATTCTTGAAGTGTTTCCTCGAGAATGGATTTTAGATGGAGAAAAAGAGATAAGAAATCCATTAGGATTGCAAGGCGTAAGATTAGAATTAGATGCTTTACTTTTATCTTCTTTTAATTCAGATATTGAGGGAATTATTGACTCCGTAGAAGCAGTTGATTTAGAAGATGAAAATATTATTCCAGGACTAATAGCTGATGCTAATGCTGTTTTAACACCCAATCAGAAAGAATTAGGGGTGGCTTTGATTAATATTGGAGCTGGAACTTCTGGTGTCGCTGTTTTCGAAGAAGATAGGCTTTTGAATATGACTGTTTTTCCTATTGGCTCAGCAAATATCACCAATGATATTGCCATAGGATTTAAAACAGAAATAGAGATAGCAGAACGTATTAAAAAGCAGTATGGTTCTTGTTTGTCTAGCGATGTAAAAAAGAAGATAGATTTTAATCTTTCTGCAAATGACGAAGAAGAGGATGATGAAGAAGATATTTTAGGTAAAAAAAAGAAAGTGGTAAAGAAAAAACCTAAAAACGTATTATCTTTTTCTGAAAAAGAACTAAGTAAAATAATTGAAGCTAGGGTTTCTGAAATATTTGAATTAGCTGATAAAGAAATCAAGAAAGTTTCCAAACAAGGACTATTACCAGGAGGAATAGTTTTAACGGGAGGAGGAAGTAAGTTACCTGGCATTGTTGATTTAGCTAAAAAAGAATTTAAGCTTCCTTGCAGAATTGGATATTGCAATAGTTTAAAAGGATTAGAAAAAGATAGTTCTTTGTCTACCGTTTGCGGATTGGTTATAAGTAAAATTGACAAAGAAGTTTCTCATTCAGGAGGTGGTGGAATTGGGAAAAAAATTAAAGGGTTTTTTGAAAACTTTATTCCTTAA
- the ftsZ gene encoding cell division protein FtsZ, producing MSLTRIKVIGVGGAGSNTIDRLTKAKIKNVELISINTDAQDLKKKEAHLKLRIGDKITKGLGAGMKPEIGRLSAKESYKDIEEILKDSDIIFLTSGLGGGTGSGAMPIISEIAKRSGALTIGIVTLPFSFEGKKRKKIALNSLEDIRKKIDAMVVIPNDKLHEMIPLKSSVELAFNKCDELLKEAVESISNVIMNPGIFNLDFSDIREILKSSGSAFFGTGKAQGKDRAIQAVEKALRSPISKFPLDKAEGILFNVASGNKNFLLSEVKKIAEIIKKKTASSAKIIFGASFDNSLLKDEIRVTVIATSSEKS from the coding sequence ATGAGCTTAACAAGAATAAAAGTTATAGGGGTTGGAGGGGCTGGTTCAAATACTATTGATAGATTAACGAAAGCAAAAATTAAGAATGTTGAACTAATTAGTATTAATACTGATGCCCAAGATTTAAAAAAGAAGGAAGCGCATTTAAAATTAAGAATAGGAGATAAAATTACTAAAGGATTAGGGGCAGGGATGAAGCCAGAGATAGGAAGATTATCAGCTAAGGAAAGTTATAAAGATATTGAAGAAATTTTGAAAGACAGCGATATTATTTTTTTAACATCAGGATTAGGAGGAGGGACTGGCTCTGGAGCAATGCCAATTATTTCAGAGATTGCTAAAAGATCAGGAGCTTTAACAATAGGAATTGTTACTCTGCCATTTTCATTTGAAGGAAAAAAAAGAAAAAAGATTGCCTTAAATAGTTTAGAAGATATAAGAAAAAAAATTGATGCGATGGTTGTTATTCCTAATGACAAGCTTCATGAAATGATTCCTTTAAAATCTTCAGTTGAATTAGCTTTTAATAAGTGTGACGAACTTTTAAAAGAAGCTGTTGAAAGCATCTCTAATGTAATAATGAACCCAGGAATATTTAATTTAGATTTTTCTGACATTAGAGAGATATTAAAAAGCAGTGGTTCAGCATTTTTTGGAACAGGTAAAGCGCAAGGGAAGGATAGAGCGATTCAAGCAGTAGAAAAAGCATTGCGTTCTCCGATTTCTAAGTTCCCATTAGACAAAGCAGAGGGAATTTTATTCAATGTTGCATCGGGAAATAAGAATTTTCTCTTATCAGAAGTAAAAAAAATAGCCGAGATAATAAAAAAGAAGACAGCAAGCTCGGCAAAGATAATTTTTGGAGCGTCTTTTGATAATAGTTTATTAAAAGATGAGATTAGAGTGACCGTAATAGCTACTAGTTCAGAGAAATCGTAA
- a CDS encoding ribonucleoside triphosphate reductase, translating to MKLTNHITKVQKRNGNIVEFQPEKIFNAVFKAITATKQGNGKKTKKMADGVIKILNRRFKVNEIPHVEQIQDIIEEVMILEGEAIAAKAFILYREQRRILRESQAVAEEAVDRVDDYLDKLDWEVQENSNMTFSLQGLNHYGVSYIVKKYWLNKIYPEEVRKANESGDIHLHNLDTLACYCVGWDLYDLLLRGFGGVNGKIESAPPKHFRSALGQVVNFMYTLQGEAAGAVSFSNFDTLLAPFIRYDNLSYAQVEQAIQEFLYNMAVPTRVGFQCPFTNITLDLKPSLVFANQPVIIGGTPQKENYSEFEEEMKMLDKAFYTTMIKGDRSGRPFSFPIPTINITKDFPWDDPALDPMFEASAKYGINYFANYINSDMKPEDVRSMCCRLRLDMTELSNRGGGGLFGSGSLTGSIGVVTVNLPRIGYLSKTKKDFFERLGKVMDIAKESLEIKRKTIEEFTSKGLYPYSRYYLSGVKKAKGQYYANHFSTIGICGMNEALLNYMGEDIGSKKGRQFALEVMDFMRSKLVEYQQAANSIYNLEATPAESTSYRLAQKDRKLYPDIITLGTKKVPYYTNSTQLPVNYTDDIFEELKLQDDIQCKYTGGTVEHLFIGEEISDIETVKTLIKKIFEKNRLPYITLTPTFSICPTHGYIAGKHFTCPKCAIEQPCEVYSRVVGYLRPVSQWNEGKQQEFKDRKEFKVKASLAKLNKK from the coding sequence ATGAAACTAACCAACCACATTACTAAAGTCCAAAAAAGGAATGGAAACATCGTAGAATTTCAACCAGAGAAAATTTTCAATGCTGTTTTTAAAGCAATTACTGCTACTAAGCAAGGAAACGGAAAAAAAACTAAAAAAATGGCTGATGGTGTCATCAAAATTTTAAACAGAAGGTTTAAAGTTAATGAAATTCCTCACGTTGAGCAGATTCAAGACATCATTGAGGAGGTCATGATCCTTGAAGGAGAGGCAATTGCTGCTAAAGCATTCATTTTATACAGAGAACAGAGAAGAATCTTGAGAGAATCGCAAGCGGTAGCAGAAGAAGCGGTTGATCGTGTTGATGATTACTTAGATAAATTGGATTGGGAGGTGCAAGAGAATTCAAATATGACATTTTCTTTACAAGGTCTGAATCATTACGGAGTTTCTTACATTGTAAAAAAATATTGGTTGAATAAAATTTATCCTGAAGAAGTTAGGAAAGCAAATGAATCGGGAGATATTCATTTGCACAACTTGGACACATTAGCTTGTTATTGTGTGGGATGGGATTTGTATGATTTATTACTAAGAGGTTTTGGTGGAGTTAATGGAAAAATTGAATCAGCTCCTCCAAAGCATTTTAGAAGCGCCTTAGGACAAGTAGTAAATTTTATGTACACGCTTCAAGGCGAAGCAGCTGGTGCAGTTTCGTTTTCTAATTTTGATACGTTACTTGCTCCTTTTATTCGTTATGATAATTTGAGTTATGCTCAAGTTGAACAAGCAATTCAAGAATTTTTATACAACATGGCTGTTCCAACTAGAGTTGGTTTCCAATGTCCCTTTACTAATATTACTCTTGATTTAAAACCTTCTCTTGTATTTGCTAATCAGCCAGTAATTATTGGAGGAACTCCTCAGAAAGAAAACTATTCTGAGTTTGAAGAAGAAATGAAAATGTTAGACAAAGCTTTCTATACAACCATGATTAAGGGAGATAGGAGCGGAAGACCATTCTCTTTCCCAATTCCAACAATCAATATTACTAAAGATTTCCCATGGGATGATCCTGCACTAGATCCAATGTTTGAGGCCTCAGCTAAATATGGTATTAACTATTTTGCTAATTATATCAATTCAGACATGAAGCCTGAAGATGTAAGGTCAATGTGTTGTAGACTAAGGCTTGATATGACTGAATTATCAAATAGGGGTGGAGGAGGATTATTTGGTTCAGGATCTTTAACAGGAAGTATTGGAGTTGTAACTGTTAACCTTCCAAGGATTGGATATTTATCTAAGACAAAGAAAGATTTCTTTGAAAGATTAGGCAAAGTGATGGATATTGCTAAAGAGAGCCTAGAAATTAAAAGAAAAACAATTGAAGAATTTACTTCTAAAGGATTGTATCCGTATTCTAGATATTATTTATCTGGAGTTAAAAAAGCCAAAGGACAGTATTATGCTAATCATTTTTCAACTATTGGTATCTGCGGAATGAATGAAGCATTATTGAACTATATGGGAGAAGACATTGGTTCAAAAAAGGGAAGGCAGTTTGCTTTAGAGGTGATGGACTTTATGCGTTCTAAATTAGTTGAATATCAGCAAGCGGCTAATAGTATTTATAATCTTGAGGCTACTCCTGCTGAATCAACTTCTTACAGATTAGCTCAAAAAGATAGAAAACTTTATCCCGATATTATTACCTTGGGGACAAAGAAAGTTCCTTACTATACTAACTCAACTCAATTGCCGGTAAACTATACAGATGATATTTTTGAGGAATTGAAATTACAAGATGATATTCAATGCAAATATACAGGAGGAACAGTTGAACACTTGTTTATTGGAGAAGAAATTTCTGATATCGAAACAGTTAAAACATTAATTAAAAAGATTTTTGAGAAAAACAGATTGCCTTATATCACTCTGACTCCAACTTTCTCTATTTGTCCAACTCACGGATATATTGCTGGTAAACATTTTACTTGTCCTAAATGTGCAATTGAGCAGCCTTGCGAAGTCTATTCAAGAGTTGTTGGTTATCTGCGTCCAGTCTCGCAATGGAACGAAGGCAAACAACAGGAATTCAAGGATAGAAAAGAATTTAAAGTTAAAGCCTCATTAGCAAAATTAAACAAGAAATAA
- the nrdD gene encoding anaerobic ribonucleoside-triphosphate reductase, whose protein sequence is MDTQNVCHDCGKKIIISGNNEILNGQLLKYSLPDGKEKLIFKCNECFAESKSLKNYQETEVYSRVVGYLRPVSQWNEGKQQEFKDRKEFKIS, encoded by the coding sequence ATGGACACTCAAAACGTTTGTCATGATTGCGGAAAGAAAATTATTATCTCTGGAAATAATGAAATACTTAATGGTCAATTATTGAAATATTCTTTACCAGACGGAAAAGAGAAATTAATTTTTAAGTGTAATGAATGTTTTGCTGAAAGTAAAAGTTTGAAGAATTATCAGGAAACGGAAGTTTATTCAAGAGTTGTTGGTTATCTGCGTCCAGTCTCGCAATGGAACGAAGGCAAACAACAGGAATTCAAGGATAGAAAAGAATTTAAAATTTCTTAA
- a CDS encoding anaerobic ribonucleoside-triphosphate reductase activating protein, with protein MTIGGLQKVTLVDYPGRLACTVFLSGCNFRCPFCYSKELVLDQEIRNHPQISEDYFFDFLEEKKGLLEGCVICGGEPTIHGEALVDFLRKIKKQGFLIKLDTNGSNPEVIKRLIDQKLIDYIAMDIKASLIKEKYQEACGAIIDISKIQESISIIKDSGIEYEFRTTVVPGIHTEEDVIKMANDIAPASKYFIQRFRVEKGTIDKRFEAAVPFPDEFYKKIEEKIKDLFNTFRIR; from the coding sequence ATGACAATAGGAGGATTACAAAAAGTTACCTTAGTTGATTACCCAGGCAGACTTGCTTGTACGGTTTTTCTTTCGGGATGTAATTTCCGCTGTCCTTTTTGTTATTCTAAAGAACTTGTTTTAGATCAAGAAATTAGAAATCATCCACAAATATCAGAAGATTATTTCTTTGATTTTTTAGAAGAAAAAAAAGGATTACTCGAGGGTTGTGTTATTTGTGGAGGAGAGCCAACAATTCATGGGGAAGCTTTAGTAGATTTTTTAAGAAAAATAAAAAAACAAGGTTTTTTAATTAAACTTGATACCAATGGATCTAATCCAGAAGTTATTAAAAGATTAATTGATCAAAAATTAATTGATTATATCGCCATGGATATTAAAGCTTCTTTAATAAAGGAAAAATACCAGGAAGCTTGTGGAGCAATAATTGACATCTCTAAAATTCAAGAATCAATTTCGATTATTAAGGATTCAGGAATTGAATATGAATTTAGAACAACAGTTGTTCCAGGAATTCATACCGAAGAAGATGTTATTAAAATGGCTAATGATATTGCTCCAGCTAGTAAGTATTTTATACAAAGATTTAGAGTAGAAAAAGGAACAATTGATAAAAGATTTGAAGCAGCAGTTCCTTTTCCTGATGAATTTTATAAAAAAATAGAAGAGAAAATTAAAGATCTTTTTAATACTTTTAGGATAAGATAA
- a CDS encoding rhomboid family intramembrane serine protease, whose product MIPLYDKRKIGNSFPLITAFLIVINTIFFLCTISNLNHYIDLFGFTSGKLLDGRFFTIFTYMFLHGNIWHLIFNMWFLWVFGSNLESHLGKGKFLAFYLLCGIGGAIVYALAMSDPTAAVIGASGAISGVLGGYLVYFPKNKIKTFFFFFVASIPAVIYIFVWFLLQLFSTSGIDTPVAYWVHIGGFVSGLAFVKMIKKRK is encoded by the coding sequence ATGATACCTCTTTATGATAAAAGAAAGATAGGGAATAGCTTTCCTTTGATAACAGCTTTCTTAATCGTTATTAATACGATTTTTTTTCTTTGTACTATTTCTAATCTTAATCATTATATTGATCTTTTTGGTTTCACCTCAGGTAAATTGTTGGATGGGAGATTTTTTACGATTTTTACTTATATGTTTTTACATGGCAATATTTGGCATTTAATTTTTAATATGTGGTTTTTGTGGGTATTTGGAAGTAATCTCGAGTCTCATTTAGGCAAAGGTAAGTTCTTAGCCTTTTATTTACTTTGCGGCATCGGTGGGGCTATTGTCTATGCTTTGGCAATGTCTGACCCCACTGCTGCGGTTATAGGGGCATCGGGAGCTATTTCAGGAGTGTTAGGAGGGTATTTAGTCTATTTTCCTAAGAATAAAATTAAGACTTTTTTCTTCTTTTTTGTCGCTTCAATTCCCGCGGTTATTTATATCTTTGTTTGGTTTTTATTACAGCTTTTTTCTACTTCAGGAATAGATACGCCCGTTGCTTATTGGGTTCATATCGGAGGTTTTGTTTCAGGATTAGCCTTTGTTAAAATGATTAAAAAGAGAAAATGA
- a CDS encoding ComEC/Rec2 family competence protein — protein MTKSESLIYFCLSFVGGICMASFFVNSIIVEIIGLIIGLILIGAFYENKIIVVAGFCFIFCSIGMFLFGFNLFKIENNELIKFNNKEVIFEGVISNDPERGSEKIQTTVDILNNDKKLGRVLVFTDKYSPVNFGDIIKIKGTIKVPEKFDNFDYRGYLAKDGISAIISFPEIEIIKSQKTFIGKVYDFKKELEQRIKDNLSPKLSSILEAMILGNDQMMDKETKDKLSKSGLSHVIAISGSHIVLFSAMLFEVLLFFGLWRKQALLSSIVFTLFYVFLVGMPASGVRAGIMVGLLFLAQLISRQSFNLRTLVIAASVMLLFNPLLLKFDLGFQLSFMAVLGIILMGPIFNKWLDVIFRGKINWLQEIVAMTISAQLFTLPLLISSFGYFSIISLFSNIIVLPITPILMALGILVPILGPIVAIPCSFLLSYLMWVVDFSSRASFAIMKVDLPFTVLLITYSPFLYLIYKGKKKELEFLNG, from the coding sequence ATGACAAAATCGGAATCATTAATATATTTTTGTTTAAGCTTTGTAGGAGGTATTTGTATGGCTTCCTTTTTTGTTAATTCAATTATTGTTGAAATTATCGGATTAATTATTGGTCTTATCTTGATTGGGGCTTTTTATGAAAACAAAATAATCGTAGTAGCTGGTTTTTGTTTTATTTTTTGTTCAATTGGAATGTTTTTATTTGGTTTTAATTTGTTTAAAATTGAAAATAATGAATTAATTAAGTTCAACAATAAAGAAGTTATTTTTGAAGGTGTGATTTCTAATGATCCAGAAAGAGGAAGTGAAAAAATTCAGACAACAGTGGATATTTTAAATAATGATAAAAAGTTAGGCAGAGTCTTAGTTTTTACTGATAAATATTCTCCAGTTAATTTTGGAGATATTATTAAGATTAAGGGAACGATTAAGGTTCCCGAAAAGTTTGATAATTTTGATTATCGAGGTTATCTTGCTAAAGACGGAATATCGGCTATTATTTCTTTTCCTGAAATAGAAATTATTAAAAGCCAGAAAACTTTTATTGGCAAGGTGTATGATTTTAAAAAAGAATTAGAGCAAAGGATAAAAGATAATCTTTCTCCGAAATTAAGTTCAATATTGGAAGCAATGATTTTAGGAAATGACCAGATGATGGATAAAGAAACGAAAGACAAATTAAGCAAGAGTGGATTGAGTCATGTGATTGCTATTTCTGGTTCTCATATTGTTCTTTTTTCGGCGATGCTATTTGAGGTTTTGCTTTTCTTTGGTTTATGGAGGAAACAGGCCCTACTTAGTTCAATTGTTTTTACTCTCTTTTACGTTTTCTTAGTTGGAATGCCAGCTTCAGGAGTAAGGGCTGGAATAATGGTTGGACTTTTGTTTTTAGCTCAATTGATTTCTCGTCAATCATTTAACTTGAGGACATTAGTGATTGCAGCTTCAGTCATGTTATTATTTAATCCTTTATTGTTAAAATTTGATTTAGGTTTTCAATTGTCTTTTATGGCTGTTTTAGGAATTATATTAATGGGTCCTATTTTTAACAAATGGTTAGACGTTATTTTTAGGGGAAAAATAAATTGGCTTCAAGAAATTGTGGCGATGACAATCTCTGCTCAATTGTTTACTTTACCTTTATTAATTTCTTCTTTCGGTTATTTTTCAATAATTTCTTTGTTCTCAAATATTATTGTTTTACCGATTACACCGATATTAATGGCTTTGGGAATTCTGGTTCCTATTTTAGGACCAATCGTAGCCATTCCTTGTTCATTTCTTTTGTCGTATTTAATGTGGGTGGTAGATTTTTCTTCTCGTGCATCTTTTGCAATAATGAAAGTTGACTTACCTTTTACTGTATTGTTGATTACATATAGCCCCTTTTTATATTTAATTTATAAAGGAAAGAAAAAAGAATTGGAATTTCTGAATGGATAA
- a CDS encoding EamA family transporter: MFWLIAIILSYLSFALASLGDKIVLSGPSKPKSYTFFVGILSLFSVFIIPFVEFGFPSGIGLAFIVLEAIVYVAGLYAMFYALENFDVSKVMPTIGATQPVIIAILSVFFWGYQKLEGNEILAFIILLTGSVLISIDKNPKITKKSLEISLIASFLFSLDFIYSKFVFTEMSFWQGFIWMRIFSFIFVLIFLFDKGFRKEMEEENSGFNKKTGIVFIVAQIFGGLANILQSWAIFLVPVSYLAIMNSMKGIQYVFLFVLVVLISSFLPKVLKEEINNKIIIQKIVSILLIGLGLAILVL; encoded by the coding sequence ATGTTCTGGCTCATAGCAATAATTCTTTCATATTTATCTTTTGCTCTTGCCTCTTTGGGGGATAAGATAGTTTTGTCTGGTCCTTCTAAACCAAAGTCATATACTTTTTTTGTTGGAATACTTAGTCTTTTTTCGGTATTTATAATTCCTTTTGTTGAGTTTGGTTTTCCAAGTGGAATTGGATTAGCCTTTATAGTCCTTGAAGCTATTGTTTATGTTGCTGGTCTTTATGCTATGTTTTATGCTTTAGAGAATTTCGATGTTTCCAAAGTAATGCCAACGATTGGAGCAACCCAGCCAGTTATTATTGCGATTTTGTCTGTTTTCTTTTGGGGCTATCAGAAGCTAGAAGGAAATGAAATTTTAGCTTTCATTATTCTTTTAACGGGAAGCGTTTTAATATCTATTGATAAAAATCCAAAAATTACTAAAAAAAGCTTGGAAATATCTTTAATCGCTTCTTTTCTTTTTTCTTTAGATTTTATTTATTCTAAGTTTGTTTTTACAGAAATGTCATTTTGGCAAGGATTTATTTGGATGAGAATATTTAGTTTTATTTTTGTTTTGATTTTTCTGTTTGATAAAGGATTCAGAAAAGAAATGGAAGAAGAGAATAGTGGATTTAATAAAAAAACAGGAATCGTCTTTATCGTTGCCCAAATATTTGGAGGGTTAGCAAATATCCTTCAAAGTTGGGCCATATTTCTTGTTCCGGTTTCTTATTTAGCGATAATGAATTCAATGAAAGGAATACAGTATGTCTTTTTGTTTGTTTTAGTTGTTTTAATTTCTTCATTTTTACCTAAGGTTTTAAAAGAAGAAATTAATAATAAGATAATTATTCAGAAAATTGTTTCTATCCTTCTTATTGGTTTGGGTTTGGCCATTTTAGTGCTATAA
- a CDS encoding beta-galactosidase: MVPLLKYILWSFSGLGIIFIVYFFVGFANQSKNMTWGVDFSVKQTDFLKLDSKETYSAILNDLGAKNIKISVYWDLIEKEKGVYDFNELDWQVAEAEKHNANVVLAIGMKVPRWPECHLPTWARDLSKSEQQTEILNMLQEVVLRYKDSSALTMWQVENEVFLKFGACPWTDEDFLKKEITLVKSKDSNHKIIITDSGELSFWIKAAQAGGDIIGVTTYKKVWQQQVHLYVSYPFPSVFYNRRADIVKNIFNKKVIGVELQAEPWCANSIMNSSLSEQKKTMDLSQFKKNVEFAKNTGIDTFYFWGAEWWYYMKTVYGDSSIWDEAKKLF; this comes from the coding sequence ATGGTTCCACTATTAAAATATATCCTATGGTCCTTTTCGGGATTAGGGATTATCTTTATTGTCTATTTTTTCGTTGGTTTTGCTAATCAATCAAAGAATATGACGTGGGGAGTTGATTTTTCGGTCAAGCAGACGGATTTTTTAAAGTTAGACTCAAAAGAGACATACTCGGCTATTTTGAACGATTTAGGGGCAAAAAATATTAAAATATCAGTTTATTGGGATTTAATTGAAAAAGAGAAGGGAGTATATGATTTTAATGAACTAGATTGGCAGGTTGCTGAAGCAGAAAAACATAACGCTAATGTTGTTTTAGCTATTGGGATGAAAGTGCCTCGTTGGCCAGAATGTCATTTACCAACCTGGGCTAGGGATCTTAGCAAATCAGAACAACAAACAGAAATATTAAATATGTTGCAAGAAGTAGTTTTAAGATATAAAGATTCTTCAGCCCTTACTATGTGGCAAGTAGAAAATGAGGTTTTTCTTAAGTTCGGAGCTTGTCCTTGGACTGATGAAGATTTTTTAAAAAAGGAAATTACTCTTGTTAAATCAAAAGATTCTAATCACAAAATTATTATTACTGATAGTGGAGAATTATCTTTTTGGATTAAGGCAGCTCAGGCCGGAGGAGATATCATCGGAGTTACAACTTATAAGAAGGTTTGGCAACAGCAAGTTCATCTTTATGTTTCCTATCCTTTTCCATCGGTTTTTTATAACCGTAGAGCAGATATAGTAAAGAATATTTTTAATAAAAAAGTAATTGGGGTTGAATTACAAGCTGAGCCTTGGTGTGCTAATTCAATTATGAACTCGTCTTTAAGTGAACAAAAGAAAACTATGGATTTAAGTCAATTCAAAAAAAATGTGGAATTTGCTAAAAATACTGGAATAGATACTTTTTACTTTTGGGGAGCTGAATGGTGGTATTACATGAAGACCGTTTATGGTGATTCAAGCATTTGGGACGAGGCTAAAAAGCTATTTTAA
- a CDS encoding glycosyltransferase — MISIIIPTLNEEKNIKTLLAIIQKGGFDDYEVIIADAGSIDKTIEIARKNNCIISKGGLPARGRNIGAKIAKGDILFFLDADLKFYPKNFLKLSVDYFTKNDLSVASFAILPQKNNIYMNPFTLNLFYNIPQELLKKVFPMGAMGIMVKKDVFEKVKGFDESITLAEDHYFVQQANKFGKFDIIKGVKIYMPLRRFEKDGYFRTSFKYLICAFNMGVRRKPERKIRYDFGHYDKK, encoded by the coding sequence ATGATAAGTATAATTATCCCGACATTAAACGAGGAAAAAAATATTAAAACCTTGCTTGCTATAATTCAGAAAGGCGGTTTTGATGATTATGAAGTAATAATAGCTGATGCTGGTTCAATCGATAAGACAATTGAAATCGCAAGAAAAAATAATTGTATTATTAGTAAGGGAGGCTTGCCAGCTAGAGGAAGAAATATTGGGGCAAAAATCGCTAAAGGTGATATCCTTTTCTTTCTAGATGCTGATTTAAAATTTTATCCTAAGAATTTTTTAAAATTATCAGTTGATTATTTTACTAAAAATGATTTATCGGTGGCTTCATTTGCAATCTTACCCCAAAAAAATAATATATACATGAATCCTTTTACTTTGAATCTTTTTTATAATATTCCTCAAGAATTATTAAAGAAGGTATTTCCCATGGGAGCTATGGGAATAATGGTTAAAAAAGATGTATTTGAAAAGGTTAAAGGATTTGATGAAAGCATTACTTTAGCTGAAGATCATTATTTTGTACAACAAGCTAATAAATTTGGAAAGTTTGATATAATTAAAGGAGTTAAAATATATATGCCCTTGCGAAGATTTGAAAAAGATGGATATTTTAGAACCTCCTTTAAGTATCTTATATGTGCTTTTAATATGGGAGTAAGACGAAAGCCAGAAAGAAAGATTAGATACGATTTTGGACATTATGATAAAAAATAA